The Anastrepha ludens isolate Willacy chromosome 2, idAnaLude1.1, whole genome shotgun sequence DNA window ggcCGCTCGGTGTCGGCTCAAgacagtaggtccctccatatgtggaacaacatcgagacacATGCCATAAAATGGAGGAGGAGTTCGCCCAAACACCTAATAggagtgtgcgcgccaattatttatttatttattttatttttaagtttgttaACAATCAAAATAGTTATTAACGccattacaaataaatatatataaattgttcccacgacaatcggttctacgtaaccggcacgacccggatttatatccggccaaggactgtcactttagcagtattccccgtatatgtatgctgatataacaacaaataaaatattaaaaaaatgtcaattttttttctctaattAATGTCAAGTCATCCGAAATTATGCTGCTATTTCGTTATATTTGGATTGAATTGGCTGCATAAACGGCTTTAAGAGTCTTAATTACCGAATCTTTGCGAGATGAGTGCACTGCCCGTTTTTAAATTGGGCATGTTGGCAGTGCGGCAGTTGAGTAAATATGTCGCAAGTTTTATTAAAGAAAGAGCGAAAAAGAATGCCACATTTCGCAATTATTTCTGTATTGCACCGGCACAATGTGGGTATATAGCACTTGGTGGCCAAAATGAAACCAAATAATTGACATTCCATTAGTATATAATAGGATTGAGATAAGAACGAAGATGTGGACCATGAAGATGGGTAAGCCAACAAATATCAAACCACTTTCAGAAGCCGCAGCCATCGATTTGGGCGCCAGTATGCTGGgtgaatttgttttatttttaatttgtggtgcagcaGTAGTGTCGGAAGTCTCGCGGTTGGTTGTAGGAGaatattccaatatttattagtacaatttttatagtatgtattttgtattttcactTTCCTTTTGGCAGTCAGGTGCGTTCGGAACGGCGTAAAAGGGAAGAAAAAATACAAGCGGCCATAAAATTAACCAACAACATTTTAAGTATGGAAGAAGCCATTGAACAGCAAGAGGagtatataaaagaaattaacaaaGCGTTGAGAGCTTTAggtaaatatattcaaattaatGGATGCTATGGGCCGTCTAACTTACGCATGTCTACTAACACGTGAAAGGTAAAAAGATTGAGGTGCCGCCGGATGAGAAATTCCATAGCAAATTACTAAGGCCAATTATTGTAACAAAGTCGATAGAGACGCAGATTACGATACCTACCAGGGATAAGGGTCTGCAGGTGAAATAATGTTGACAAATCTTTAAAAGCTTAAATAACTTAACGATTACAATGCACTCAGGTTGATCTAAGCTGATGGAtaacatacatacttgtacacATATAGGATAtggacaattaaattttttattccatgatattatatttgtattacATAAATAGCTTTCTCAAAGCTTGCTTTTACAGTAAATacacttaattttatttcatgagcatgatttaataaatacttaaaataaaattcgattTTCAGTTCACTTTAGCTGTTTCAATTTTTCAGTTTTGCTTTAAGCTAAACCTAATTTTCAAGCATTCAGCttatttcacaatttaatttaagtctCCACGTAATTTCGTATATCATCAGTTTCCGTAGATCTTCAGGACTGTCAACTGTCTTGTAAATAGACTCGAAACGCTgtgcaaatattttacaaactaCGTTTTACTCCTTTTTTGCGTGTGATAAAAGTCCAATCCAAGTTTTAGCGCTTCTAGTTAACATTGTAAAATTCGATTTTCAGTGCTAGCGAAGATTTGATTACTTGTGGTAGTGTCACTTGCACCACACCACATTTGTTTTCGTTCAGTGAGGCAGCGCAAATTCCAGCCAAACTTGCATTACCCACAAATAATGATTACAAATCTTTAAAATCTTAAATTACTAACAATTACAATACACTTAGGTTGAGTTAAACTGATGGTAACATTCATATATAACAGAGagacaattaaattttatattcaatatTACATAAAGAGCTTCATGTAAGTTTGCTTTGACAGTAGACATACTTAACTTTACTAAACTTAATTTCTATGCACTCCGcttatttattaattcaatttaagtCTCCACATAATCAACATGCCACTGCAATTTCTGCAGATTCTCTGGACTATCAACGAACTCTTCCCAATAGTCTCGAAAAACTGTGCACAAACTACGTTTGACACCATTTTTGCGTACTATGAAATTTCGTACaaattttttgccattccagtTTATATTGGTTCGTTTTGCAGTGTTAGCAAAGATTCGATTACTAGCGGTAGCGTCACCACTTGCAAcacaccatatttgttttcgttCAGTGGGGCAGCACAAATTCCAGCCAAACCTTTTGTGCTATTCAcaaaaaagtgaagtaaaatgGTAATTTGTTGTAGCGCCATAAGGTGCCGCATTTTGTGAGATTCCATAGACCAGTTATTGTAGCTGGATCGATAAAGAGACACTGGTTACGATACCTACCATGGTTAAGAATCTGCAGTTGATTGCAAAATGATTGCAGTTCTTTAAAAGCTTAAATTACTAACGATTagaacctacatacatatgatggataacatacatacttgtacacATATAGTATAtggacaattaatttttttttatttaatgatacaTTTGCATTACAAAAATAACTTTATCAAAGCTTGCTTGTACAGCACTTAAtacacttaattttattttaaggttatgatttaataaatactcaaagtaaaaaattaaattttcagttcACCTTGTTCTAAATCTAATTTTCAAGCACTCAACTTATTTAACAACTTAATTTAAGTCTCCACATAATTAACATAGCAGTGCAGTTTTCGTAGATCCTCGCGACTGTCAACGAGATCTGGTAAATAGTCTCGAAAAACTGTGCAGATATTGTACAAACTACGTTTTACACCGTTTTTGAGTGTGATGTAATTGCGATCTAATTTTTTGCCATTCAAGTTTACATTGTTCAATTTATCCAATTCGGTTTTTAGTGTTAgcaaagttttgattatttgtgGTAGTGTCATCTGCACCACGCCATATTTGTCTTCGTTCAGTGAGGCTGCACAAATGCCAGCCAAACCTTGTACCACCTTTAAAATTGTGTCTGAGTTGGAAAGTAGAAAGGCGGTTTTAGCACCATCAGGTTCGCCAAACATATAGAAGAGACCGGGTATTGCACGGAAAATAGCACGCCATGTTTGTTCgaattgttttttcattttctctatCTGATCGTGTATACGCTTGCACGCAGGTGACATAGTTTTGGTGGTTTCGGTGTTTTCTGCGCACTTTTCCGTCATCATACGCCTGATACCATAGGTCTCATTATATTGACGCAATAATATTTTCTCAGCAGCTTCGGTTGCAGTTGTGGGCTTAACGGTAGCAAAAAGTGGTGTTGTTTTAACGACAGAAATTTTTTTGAGTGATGCCGCTAGTTCTTCGGTAAATGCATTAATTAGACTTAAGCACTGTGCAGACAATTGAGTCCAATTGTATGGATGGGcacctaataaaaaatttaattattgtttttgtttttaaaataattgagtTTTGAATAAGATTGCAATAATCTTGTCATTTACCTGGTACTGAAAGCGCAAAAATTTCCTTCCGCCTTGATTCTGCACTATTAAGGGCTATATTATATAAATCTCGTGCGCCTAAGCTTTGCACGATCGGTACTATGGAACAATTGAGTGCATCAACCAATGTTATTTCTTCAGCATCCATACCGCACAAAACTGGTTTGCGCTCAATCACAAAAGATACCTCCTCCGAAAGATGTATGGCGAAGAAATTTTGCATGAGATGCATATTACTTAGTATTTGCGCTGTTAATATCCAACCATAAAACAGTAAGCGCACATTTCCAGCAAGTGCAAAGAATGTCAGTGTACTTTCATCAACATCTAAGCCGAACACAGTAGCAAAATAACGTGTAATTATTCCTCCAAGTAGCCAAAAAACGAGTCCAAAACATATTGTAGGTATAATAGATGCCAATAGTGAATTATAAAGCGTCCTATACATTAACGAACGAATCCGTATCACCGCTAACTCCTGATCAATGGGGAATTCCAACTCGGGATCAGTACGCAAATTCTCTCGGGTAAAATGTAGACACGCAGCAAAAAACCCAATACATAAGAGAAACATATAACGTCCGTTGATACACTTTGTGCCATAGCAATCGCTTTCAATATTACTGCATATAAGAGATAAATTCAGTTATCAACTTTAGTTCACTccgcaaaatataaataaacatttaccGGTAATCCACATGCCAAAAGTTAGAATACAACCATGCGCTCAAGTAACCAATGAGAAGATGTAGTACGAGGAACAAAACTTTGCGTGGCGCTGTGTATACTAACCATTGGAATCTTGTAGGGTAGTAGCGTTTCACGGAAAGAAAGGATTTTCCCAACAGTATGCCATATAGCACAATTGCTCCATTTAGTGGTAAAATGCTTAACCAAGTGTAGAGCGAAAAAAGTAAGCTTATCGTCTCACTTATCCAACGCACAGGATGCAGCACC harbors:
- the LOC128855617 gene encoding putative OPA3-like protein CG13603 — translated: MSALPVFKLGMLAVRQLSKYVASFIKERAKKNATFRNYFCIAPAQLYNRIEIRTKMWTMKMGKPTNIKPLSEAAAIDLGASMLGEFVLFLICGAAVVSEVSRQVRSERRKREEKIQAAIKLTNNILSMEEAIEQQEEYIKEINKALRALGKKIEVPPDEKFHSKLLRPIIVTKSIETQITIPTRDKGLQVDLS
- the LOC128855616 gene encoding nucleoporin Ndc1, with product MSIAVECKKLCLFRCMLALTNSITMQCLLLGIFLLFINFQVLHPVRWISETISLLFSLYTWLSILPLNGAIVLYGILLGKSFLSVKRYYPTRFQWLVYTAPRKVLFLVLHLLIGYLSAWLYSNFWHVDYRNIESDCYGTKCINGRYMFLLCIGFFAACLHFTRENLRTDPELEFPIDQELAVIRIRSLMYRTLYNSLLASIIPTICFGLVFWLLGGIITRYFATVFGLDVDESTLTFFALAGNVRLLFYGWILTAQILSNMHLMQNFFAIHLSEEVSFVIERKPVLCGMDAEEITLVDALNCSIVPIVQSLGARDLYNIALNSAESRRKEIFALSVPGAHPYNWTQLSAQCLSLINAFTEELAASLKKISVVKTTPLFATVKPTTATEAAEKILLRQYNETYGIRRMMTEKCAENTETTKTMSPACKRIHDQIEKMKKQFEQTWRAIFRAIPGLFYMFGEPDGAKTAFLLSNSDTILKVVQGLAGICAASLNEDKYGVVQMTLPQIIKTLLTLKTELDKLNNVNLNGKKLDRNYITLKNGVKRSLYNICTVFRDYLPDLVDSREDLRKLHCYVNYVET